In the Sphingomonas sp. LM7 genome, one interval contains:
- a CDS encoding SDR family oxidoreductase: MANEKAIFITGGASGIGQAVAKLFAARGWRVGLADVNRAGLEATAAMLPPGMATTHVMDVRDRDQWREALSAFAATTGGRIDVVFNNAGIAIGGPLAQASDDDIDRIVGINLVGVINGARAAHPFLKATPGSSLVNTASAAAIYGSSGLALYAAVKFGVRGLSEALDAEWAGDEIKVRVVMPSFIDTPLLDSNVSGTNYTARDSVRAAGLEFTPLDEVAEAIWNGIARDRVHVIIGKTARRLAFASRWMPGALRKQMRRGGMR; the protein is encoded by the coding sequence ATGGCGAACGAGAAGGCGATCTTCATCACCGGCGGGGCGTCGGGGATCGGTCAGGCAGTCGCAAAGCTGTTCGCAGCACGCGGCTGGCGCGTCGGGCTCGCCGACGTCAACCGCGCCGGGCTCGAGGCGACTGCGGCGATGCTGCCGCCGGGCATGGCGACGACGCATGTCATGGACGTGCGCGACCGCGACCAGTGGCGCGAGGCGCTCAGCGCCTTCGCGGCGACCACCGGCGGGCGAATCGATGTCGTGTTCAACAATGCCGGCATCGCGATCGGTGGACCGCTCGCCCAGGCCAGCGACGACGACATCGACCGGATTGTCGGGATCAACCTGGTCGGCGTGATCAACGGCGCGCGCGCGGCGCATCCCTTCCTCAAGGCGACGCCGGGATCGAGCCTGGTCAACACCGCGTCGGCCGCGGCGATCTATGGATCGAGCGGGCTGGCGCTCTATGCCGCGGTCAAGTTCGGGGTGCGCGGGCTTTCCGAGGCGCTCGACGCCGAATGGGCGGGCGACGAGATCAAGGTGCGCGTGGTGATGCCGAGCTTCATCGACACGCCCCTGCTCGATTCGAACGTGTCGGGGACGAACTACACCGCACGCGATTCGGTGCGTGCGGCGGGGCTCGAATTCACGCCGCTGGACGAAGTCGCCGAGGCGATCTGGAACGGGATCGCGCGCGACAGGGTCCATGTCATCATCGGCAAGACCGCACGGCGGCTCGCCTTCGCTTCGCGCTGGATGCCGGGCGCGCTACGCAAGCAGATGCGCCGCGGCGGAATGCGCTAG
- a CDS encoding heme exporter protein CcmB, translating to MSPFIAIVWRELRRAWSTGGLLMPIAFFLLVAILFPFAIGPDGKLLARVGGGVIWAAALLAALLPVERLVTPDAESGVLDQFATRGISDEAVAAAKMLGHWLGFAPALLAATVIAAALLHLPGTALLPMLAGLAIGTPGLAALGVATAALVAGLRGAGALAGLVMLPFAVPLLIFGAGATGDQPGAFKLLAAVSLLLVAGCPFVAGAAIRMGRT from the coding sequence GTGAGCCCCTTCATCGCCATCGTTTGGCGCGAGCTGCGGCGCGCGTGGAGCACCGGCGGGCTGCTGATGCCGATCGCCTTCTTCCTGCTCGTCGCGATCCTCTTCCCCTTTGCGATCGGCCCTGACGGCAAGTTGCTCGCACGCGTCGGCGGCGGGGTCATCTGGGCGGCGGCACTGCTCGCGGCGTTGCTCCCGGTCGAGCGGCTGGTGACGCCGGATGCCGAAAGCGGGGTGCTCGACCAGTTCGCCACACGCGGCATATCCGACGAAGCCGTCGCAGCCGCCAAGATGCTCGGCCATTGGCTCGGCTTCGCGCCGGCCTTGCTCGCCGCGACGGTGATCGCGGCGGCGCTGCTGCATCTGCCGGGCACTGCGCTGCTGCCGATGCTCGCCGGGTTGGCGATCGGCACGCCCGGCCTAGCCGCGCTCGGTGTCGCCACTGCCGCCCTGGTTGCAGGATTGCGCGGCGCAGGGGCGCTGGCGGGCCTGGTGATGCTGCCCTTCGCCGTGCCGCTGCTGATCTTCGGCGCAGGCGCCACGGGCGATCAGCCGGGCGCTTTCAAGCTGCTCGCCGCGGTGAGCCTGTTGCTGGTGGCCGGCTGCCCGTTCGTAGCGGGCGCCGCGATCCGGATGGGGCGGACCTAA
- a CDS encoding ATP-binding cassette domain-containing protein, protein MPEQSRSVTFKNVSKAYAGGVKAVDGVSLEIAGGSFVALVGASGSGKSTLLKTVNRLIEPASGEVRIGGEAVTAEPPHLLRRRIGYVFQNIGLFPHMTVGENVAIGLRLAGERDTSARVAELLELVELMPKMAARMPDALSGGQRQRVGVARALACNPGLLLMDEPFGALDPVTRHGLGKAIRALHDRMGLTTILVTHDMAEALLLADRVLVMEAGRIVADATPRDLLAGRAGAAADALVAVPRDQAHRLAELAK, encoded by the coding sequence ATGCCAGAGCAATCGCGCAGTGTTACCTTCAAAAATGTCAGTAAGGCCTATGCGGGCGGTGTGAAGGCCGTCGATGGCGTGTCGCTGGAGATTGCCGGCGGCAGCTTCGTCGCGCTGGTCGGCGCATCGGGCTCGGGCAAGTCGACATTGCTCAAGACGGTAAATCGCCTGATCGAGCCGGCCAGCGGCGAAGTGCGGATCGGCGGCGAGGCGGTGACTGCCGAGCCGCCGCATCTGCTGCGTCGTCGGATCGGCTATGTCTTCCAGAATATCGGCCTGTTCCCGCACATGACCGTCGGCGAGAATGTCGCGATCGGGCTGCGGCTGGCGGGAGAACGCGACACCTCGGCGCGCGTCGCTGAACTGCTCGAACTCGTTGAGCTCATGCCGAAGATGGCGGCGCGGATGCCCGATGCGCTGTCGGGCGGCCAGCGCCAGCGCGTCGGCGTTGCCCGCGCACTTGCCTGTAATCCCGGTCTCTTGCTGATGGACGAGCCGTTCGGCGCGCTGGATCCGGTGACGCGCCACGGTCTCGGCAAGGCGATCCGCGCGCTGCACGATCGCATGGGGCTGACCACGATTCTGGTGACCCACGACATGGCCGAAGCGCTGCTGCTCGCCGATCGCGTGCTGGTGATGGAGGCCGGGCGGATCGTTGCCGACGCGACGCCGCGGGATTTGCTTGCGGGCAGGGCAGGCGCGGCGGCCGATGCGCTGGTGGCAGTCCCCCGCGACCAGGCGCATCGGCTGGCGGAGCTGGCGAAGTGA
- a CDS encoding SURF1 family cytochrome oxidase biogenesis protein, giving the protein MTRRIPILPTMIVALAVAAMIGLGVWQLVIRKPQKEAALAQLAANPTKPEIAFPRLPDDSLLFRRTHGMCVEPVSSMLTGAGSAGFRFIVECRTGGAEGPGMMVQLGTTRDPLAKPVWKGGAVRGMISHAPDSRSMLSSLFDRTPKRLLLVADTPAAGLAPNGTPDLSSVPNNHLAYGVQWFLFALVAAVIYVLALRRLGKPSAPLPEREGPVVGGERSEPPSPAG; this is encoded by the coding sequence ATGACCAGGCGTATTCCCATCCTTCCCACGATGATCGTCGCGCTGGCGGTGGCGGCGATGATCGGCCTTGGCGTCTGGCAGCTGGTGATCCGCAAGCCGCAAAAGGAAGCCGCACTCGCCCAGCTCGCGGCGAATCCGACCAAGCCCGAGATTGCCTTTCCGCGACTGCCCGATGATTCGCTGCTGTTCCGCCGCACCCATGGCATGTGCGTCGAGCCTGTGTCGAGCATGCTCACCGGCGCGGGCAGCGCGGGTTTTCGCTTCATCGTCGAGTGCCGCACGGGCGGCGCCGAGGGCCCCGGAATGATGGTCCAGCTTGGCACTACGCGCGATCCGCTGGCCAAGCCGGTATGGAAGGGCGGGGCGGTGCGCGGCATGATCAGCCACGCGCCCGACAGCCGTTCGATGTTGTCCTCGCTGTTCGACCGCACCCCGAAGCGGCTGCTGCTGGTGGCGGACACGCCTGCTGCCGGCCTCGCGCCCAACGGCACGCCCGATCTGTCCTCGGTGCCCAACAATCATCTCGCGTATGGCGTGCAATGGTTCCTGTTCGCGCTGGTGGCTGCGGTGATCTACGTCCTCGCGCTGCGCCGGCTGGGGAAGCCCTCTGCCCCCCTCCCTGAAAGGGAGGGGCCGGTGGTGGGTGGCGAGCGCAGCGAGCCTCCTTCACCAGCAGGGTAG
- the ccmA gene encoding heme ABC exporter ATP-binding protein CcmA, with product MNAGLTFAEVACVRGGRRLFEGISFALAPGEAALVSGPNGTGKSSLIRIAAGLLPPASGRVEGEGARALLAETAALDPELSVAAALGFWARIDGRAGAVVDALAAVGLRELAAVPVRLLSTGQRRRAALARVVASGAPVWLLDEPANGLDVESVRVLEALIAGHRAAGGIALVATHLPIALPDALEIAL from the coding sequence GTGAATGCCGGCCTGACCTTTGCGGAGGTCGCATGCGTCCGCGGCGGGCGGCGGCTGTTCGAGGGGATAAGCTTCGCGCTGGCACCGGGCGAGGCGGCGCTGGTCAGCGGGCCCAACGGCACCGGCAAATCGAGCCTGATCCGAATCGCGGCGGGGCTGCTGCCGCCTGCATCGGGCCGCGTCGAGGGCGAAGGCGCGCGGGCGCTGCTCGCCGAGACTGCGGCGCTCGATCCGGAACTGAGCGTCGCCGCGGCGCTGGGCTTCTGGGCCCGGATCGACGGACGGGCAGGCGCCGTCGTGGATGCGCTGGCGGCGGTCGGATTGCGCGAACTGGCAGCGGTGCCGGTTCGGCTGCTGTCGACCGGACAAAGGCGGCGCGCGGCGCTGGCACGCGTGGTGGCGAGCGGCGCGCCGGTGTGGCTGCTCGACGAGCCGGCCAATGGGCTGGACGTCGAGTCGGTGCGAGTGCTGGAGGCGCTGATCGCCGGGCACCGCGCGGCCGGCGGGATAGCATTGGTGGCGACGCATCTGCCGATCGCGCTGCCGGATGCGCTTGAGATCGCGTTGTGA
- a CDS encoding glycoside hydrolase family 3 protein translates to MRLGTKLLLASTILWTMPALAQQAPTALSGGPNVADPAKWPKAASVGLVDAATEKRVTDLMAKMSIEQKVGQLIQGDIGSVKPEDLRKYPLGSILAGGNSPPLSGNDRSPQADWVATARAFRAVAMEPRPGHISIPLIFGVDAVHGNNNVIGAVIFPHNIGLGAANDPGLIRRIGEVTAVETAATGPDWAFGPTLAVPQDDRWGRSYEGYSEDPGIVRSFAGEMVRGLQGEPSATGRIQKGKVAASAKHFLGDGGTFNGIDQGDTRIGEDELIAIHGAGYPVAIDAGTLTVMASYNSWNGVKMHGNKSLLTDVLKGKMGFQGFVVGDWNGHGQIPGCTPTDCAATFNAGLDMAMAPDSWKGLFESTLKHVKDGTIPMARLDDAVRRILRVKAKLGLFDPARPIEGKAGVLGAPEHRAIAREAVAKSLVLLKNNGVLPVKAGAKVLVAGPGADSMGMQTGGWTLSWQGDGNGNELFPNGETIFAGVKQAVEAAGGTATLSPEGNFTSQPDVAIVVFGEQPYAEMRGDIRTLEFQPGDKQALGLLKKLKNAGVPVVSVFLSGRPLWTNPELNASDAFVAAWLPGSEGGGVADVLVGDAAGKPRKDFKGRLSFSWPKTAGQFVLNKGKPGYDPLFPLGHGLTYVRGGTVPALSEEAGIDPSLGNTSTFFAKGVTPAPFSFATDSRITRKTVDGPQTQEGAQQLVWPAGPATLRIGGGGDLDLTREANGDLSLQISYRVDRAPAGKVQLSMEGGANKGAIDATTLFTGATGTWRTAKVFLKCYQANGVDLGKVTAPFVVQASGPFGLSIADVRIVSDPNASICPGAKP, encoded by the coding sequence ATGCGCCTGGGGACCAAGCTGCTGCTCGCGAGCACGATATTGTGGACTATGCCGGCCTTGGCGCAGCAAGCGCCGACAGCGCTGTCGGGCGGTCCAAACGTCGCCGACCCGGCCAAATGGCCGAAAGCCGCCAGCGTGGGACTGGTCGATGCGGCGACCGAGAAGCGCGTAACAGATCTCATGGCGAAGATGTCGATCGAGCAGAAGGTCGGCCAGCTCATCCAGGGCGATATCGGCAGCGTGAAGCCCGAGGATCTTCGGAAATATCCGCTCGGCTCGATCCTGGCCGGGGGCAATTCGCCGCCGCTTTCGGGCAATGACCGCTCGCCCCAGGCCGATTGGGTTGCCACTGCGCGCGCCTTCCGCGCTGTCGCGATGGAGCCGCGTCCGGGCCATATTTCGATCCCGCTGATCTTCGGCGTTGATGCGGTCCACGGCAATAACAACGTCATCGGCGCGGTGATCTTCCCGCACAATATCGGCCTCGGCGCCGCTAACGATCCCGGTCTGATCCGCCGCATCGGCGAAGTCACTGCAGTCGAGACCGCCGCCACCGGCCCGGATTGGGCGTTCGGCCCGACGCTGGCAGTACCGCAGGACGATCGCTGGGGCCGCAGCTATGAAGGCTATTCGGAAGATCCGGGCATCGTCCGCAGCTTCGCCGGCGAGATGGTCCGCGGGCTGCAGGGCGAGCCGAGCGCGACCGGCCGCATCCAGAAGGGCAAGGTCGCCGCATCGGCCAAGCACTTCCTCGGCGACGGCGGCACCTTCAACGGCATCGACCAAGGCGATACGCGCATCGGCGAGGACGAGCTGATCGCGATCCACGGCGCGGGCTATCCGGTCGCGATCGATGCCGGCACGCTTACCGTGATGGCGTCGTACAACAGCTGGAACGGCGTCAAGATGCACGGCAACAAGTCGCTGCTCACCGATGTGCTCAAGGGCAAGATGGGCTTTCAGGGCTTCGTCGTCGGCGACTGGAACGGCCATGGCCAGATTCCGGGCTGCACGCCCACCGATTGCGCCGCGACCTTCAACGCCGGGCTCGACATGGCGATGGCGCCGGACAGCTGGAAGGGTCTGTTCGAGTCCACTCTCAAGCACGTCAAGGACGGCACGATCCCGATGGCGCGGCTCGACGACGCGGTGCGCCGGATCCTGCGCGTCAAGGCCAAGCTCGGCCTGTTCGATCCCGCTCGCCCGATCGAGGGCAAGGCCGGCGTGCTCGGCGCTCCCGAGCATCGCGCGATCGCGCGGGAGGCCGTTGCCAAGTCGCTGGTGCTGCTCAAGAACAACGGCGTGCTCCCGGTCAAGGCGGGTGCGAAGGTGCTCGTCGCCGGCCCCGGCGCGGACTCGATGGGCATGCAGACCGGCGGCTGGACCTTGAGCTGGCAGGGCGATGGCAACGGCAACGAGCTGTTCCCCAATGGCGAGACGATCTTCGCGGGAGTGAAGCAGGCAGTCGAGGCCGCGGGCGGCACTGCGACGCTCTCGCCCGAAGGCAATTTCACGTCGCAGCCCGACGTGGCGATCGTCGTGTTCGGCGAACAGCCCTATGCCGAGATGCGCGGCGACATCCGCACGCTCGAATTCCAGCCCGGTGACAAGCAGGCGCTGGGGCTGCTCAAGAAGCTCAAGAACGCCGGCGTGCCGGTGGTGTCGGTGTTCCTCTCGGGGCGCCCGCTCTGGACCAACCCCGAACTCAATGCCTCGGACGCGTTCGTCGCGGCGTGGCTGCCGGGCAGCGAAGGGGGCGGCGTCGCCGATGTGCTGGTCGGCGATGCCGCGGGCAAGCCGCGCAAGGACTTCAAGGGCCGCCTGTCGTTCAGCTGGCCCAAGACCGCGGGCCAGTTCGTGCTCAACAAGGGCAAGCCGGGCTATGACCCGCTTTTCCCGCTCGGCCACGGCCTGACCTATGTAAGGGGCGGCACGGTGCCCGCGCTCAGCGAGGAGGCGGGGATCGATCCGTCGCTCGGCAACACCAGCACCTTCTTCGCCAAGGGCGTGACTCCGGCGCCCTTCTCGTTCGCCACCGACAGCAGGATCACCCGGAAGACCGTCGACGGCCCGCAGACGCAGGAAGGCGCGCAGCAGCTCGTCTGGCCGGCCGGCCCGGCGACGCTGCGCATCGGCGGCGGCGGCGATCTCGATCTGACGCGCGAAGCGAACGGCGATCTGTCGCTCCAGATCAGCTACCGCGTCGACCGTGCGCCCGCCGGCAAGGTCCAGCTGTCGATGGAAGGCGGCGCCAACAAGGGAGCGATCGACGCCACGACGCTGTTCACCGGCGCGACGGGGACCTGGCGCACCGCCAAGGTCTTCCTCAAATGCTATCAGGCGAACGGCGTCGATCTCGGCAAGGTCACTGCGCCCTTCGTCGTCCAGGCCTCGGGACCGTTCGGGCTGAGCATCGCCGATGTCCGCATCGTCTCCGATCCCAACGCCTCGATCTGTCCGGGCGCCAAGCCGTGA
- a CDS encoding 4a-hydroxytetrahydrobiopterin dehydratase — MGKEAIMVARLTEGHRRESLAAIPDWAYDEARDAITRRLTFKDFNEAFGFMTRVALLADKSDHHPEWSNVWNRVDILLTTHDAGGLSQRDIAMAQAIDALL, encoded by the coding sequence CTGGGCAAGGAGGCGATCATGGTGGCGCGATTGACCGAAGGACATCGGCGCGAATCGCTCGCCGCGATTCCCGACTGGGCGTATGACGAGGCCCGCGACGCGATCACCCGCCGCCTGACCTTCAAGGATTTCAACGAGGCATTCGGCTTCATGACCCGCGTCGCGCTGCTCGCCGACAAGTCCGACCATCATCCCGAATGGTCGAACGTGTGGAACCGCGTCGATATATTGCTCACCACCCACGACGCCGGTGGCCTCTCCCAGCGCGACATCGCGATGGCGCAGGCGATCGACGCGCTGCTCTAG
- a CDS encoding metallopeptidase family protein: protein MSGQAPSHAPDAAAIEALARDALARIPEPFATHLGDVVLLVEEFADDETLDGLGIEDPFALTGLYHGRPIGEKSAFDSGGLPDRIHLYRRAILDEWCDTGVSLQALVSHIVVHEVGHHFGLSDADMHALEDAAG, encoded by the coding sequence ATGAGCGGGCAAGCACCTTCCCACGCGCCCGATGCGGCGGCGATCGAGGCACTGGCCCGCGACGCGCTGGCGCGCATCCCCGAGCCGTTCGCGACGCATCTGGGCGACGTCGTGCTCCTCGTCGAGGAATTCGCCGACGACGAGACGCTGGACGGCCTGGGGATCGAGGATCCGTTCGCGCTGACCGGGCTGTATCACGGCCGACCGATCGGCGAGAAATCGGCATTCGATTCCGGGGGTCTGCCCGATCGCATCCACCTCTATCGCCGCGCGATCCTCGATGAGTGGTGCGACACCGGCGTGTCGCTGCAGGCGCTGGTCAGCCATATCGTCGTCCATGAAGTCGGGCATCATTTCGGACTGTCCGACGCCGACATGCACGCGCTGGAAGACGCCGCCGGGTGA
- a CDS encoding ABC transporter permease/substrate-binding protein, producing the protein MTSAFARVPELLAQHLLLAFAALLLGIVIALPLAILSSRNKTVARVALGFASLVQTIPSLALLALFYPILLWLSALVGGGIPALGFLPSLLALSLYALLPILRNAVTGLATLDPAVIEAADGIGMTRSQKLWLVEAPLVAPVLMAGIRTAAVWTIGAATLSTTVGQPSLGDLIFAGLQTQNWTLVLAGCAAAAGLALAVDALLGLAEYGIARRRRGLVWGSLGALLVAAAFALAPAWPAARGTVTIGAKGFSEQYILARLIGHRLEDAGYTVRYREGLGSAVAFGALAADDIDVYVEYSGTLWTNQMQRSDVPPRAAIVAGVAAWAKTKHGVTLLGSLGFENAYAFAMRGDDARRRGITSLSDLAPRAGELDFATDIEFLERPEWAAVRRAYGLRFKSARPYQPTFMYRALSSGEADVIPAFSSDGRIAADHLAILTDPKGAIPGYDAILLLAPKRAGDTRFQAALRPLVGAIPVEKMREANYLVDRDADKKSPDDAARWLERGLGR; encoded by the coding sequence ATGACATCCGCCTTCGCGCGCGTCCCCGAGCTGCTTGCCCAGCACCTCCTGCTCGCCTTCGCCGCGCTGCTCCTCGGAATCGTCATCGCGCTCCCGCTCGCCATCCTCTCGTCGCGCAACAAGACCGTCGCCCGCGTCGCGCTCGGTTTCGCCAGCCTCGTCCAGACGATCCCCAGCCTCGCGCTGCTCGCGCTCTTCTATCCGATCCTGTTGTGGCTCTCGGCGCTGGTCGGCGGCGGCATCCCGGCGCTGGGCTTCCTGCCTTCGCTGCTCGCGCTGTCGCTCTATGCACTGCTGCCGATCCTGCGCAACGCCGTTACCGGGCTCGCCACGCTCGATCCCGCGGTGATCGAGGCCGCCGACGGTATCGGCATGACGCGCAGCCAGAAGCTGTGGCTGGTCGAGGCGCCGCTGGTCGCCCCGGTGCTGATGGCGGGCATCCGCACCGCCGCGGTCTGGACGATCGGCGCGGCAACGCTCTCCACCACCGTCGGCCAGCCGAGCCTCGGCGACCTGATCTTCGCCGGGCTCCAGACGCAGAACTGGACGCTGGTACTCGCCGGATGCGCCGCGGCGGCGGGGCTTGCGCTCGCGGTCGATGCGCTGCTCGGACTCGCCGAATACGGCATCGCCCGGCGGCGACGCGGGCTGGTATGGGGTAGCCTGGGCGCGCTGCTCGTCGCGGCGGCATTCGCGCTGGCACCGGCCTGGCCCGCGGCGCGCGGCACCGTCACCATCGGCGCCAAGGGCTTTTCCGAGCAATATATCCTCGCCCGGCTGATCGGGCACCGGCTCGAGGATGCCGGCTACACGGTCCGTTATCGCGAAGGGCTGGGCTCGGCCGTGGCATTCGGTGCGCTCGCGGCGGACGATATCGATGTCTATGTCGAATATTCGGGCACGCTGTGGACCAACCAGATGCAGCGCAGCGACGTGCCCCCCCGCGCCGCGATCGTCGCCGGCGTCGCTGCTTGGGCCAAGACCAAGCACGGCGTGACGCTGCTCGGGTCGCTCGGCTTCGAGAATGCCTATGCCTTTGCGATGCGCGGCGACGACGCCCGGCGGCGCGGCATAACCAGCCTGAGCGATCTCGCCCCCCGCGCCGGCGAACTCGACTTCGCCACCGATATCGAATTCCTCGAACGCCCCGAATGGGCGGCGGTGCGGCGGGCCTATGGCCTGCGCTTCAAATCGGCGCGGCCATACCAGCCGACTTTCATGTACCGCGCGCTGAGCAGTGGCGAGGCCGATGTCATCCCGGCTTTCTCTTCCGACGGGCGCATCGCCGCCGATCACCTTGCCATCCTCACCGATCCCAAGGGCGCGATCCCCGGCTATGACGCGATCCTCCTGCTCGCCCCGAAGCGTGCCGGCGACACCCGATTCCAGGCGGCGCTCCGCCCGCTGGTCGGTGCGATTCCAGTCGAGAAAATGCGCGAAGCCAATTATCTGGTCGATCGCGATGCCGACAAGAAAAGCCCTGACGATGCCGCGCGATGGCTGGAGCGTGGACTCGGACGCTGA
- the thrC gene encoding threonine synthase has product MRYQSTRGAAPLLGFRDVTLAGLASDGGLYVPESWPSLTREQIADLAGLSYVETAVRVMLPFVGPDLSEDELRDLCTQGYGRFSHAAVTPLVQLDHQHWLLELFHGPTLAFKDVALQLLGLLFEKFLAGTGDHLTIVGATSGDTGSAAIDAVAGRAGIDIFMLHPKGRVSEVQRRQMTTVLAPNVHNIAIEGSFDDAQALVKAMFNDADFAGRFQVTAVNSINWARLMAQVVYYFYAAVRLGAPDKPVAFAVPTGNFGDVFAGYVAARMGLPIARLIVATNVNDILHRALSSGDYSTGTVTPTAAPSMDIQVSSNFERLLSDLAGAPVADQMRGFEAERAMRLTNAQREGAASLFASDRIDADAMNEAMRWAHVEAGQVLDPHSAIGLAAARRADLPAEVPVVTLATAHPAKFAEAVERATGLRPPVPARVGDLHERQERYDVLPATFEAVTAYIAERATPKA; this is encoded by the coding sequence ATGCGCTACCAAAGCACCCGAGGCGCCGCGCCCCTGCTCGGCTTTCGCGACGTCACGCTTGCTGGCCTTGCCAGTGATGGCGGGCTCTACGTTCCCGAATCCTGGCCGAGCCTGACCCGTGAGCAGATCGCCGATCTCGCCGGACTTTCCTATGTCGAGACCGCCGTCCGGGTGATGCTGCCGTTCGTGGGGCCGGATCTCAGCGAGGACGAACTGCGCGACCTCTGCACCCAGGGCTATGGCCGGTTCAGCCACGCCGCGGTGACGCCGCTGGTCCAACTCGACCACCAGCATTGGCTGCTTGAGCTGTTTCACGGCCCCACGCTCGCGTTCAAGGACGTCGCGCTCCAGTTGCTCGGCCTGCTGTTCGAGAAGTTCCTCGCGGGGACTGGCGATCACCTGACCATCGTCGGCGCCACTTCGGGCGATACCGGCAGCGCCGCGATCGACGCCGTCGCCGGACGTGCGGGGATCGACATCTTCATGCTCCACCCCAAGGGCCGCGTCTCCGAGGTCCAGCGCCGCCAGATGACGACGGTGCTGGCGCCCAACGTCCATAACATCGCGATCGAAGGCAGCTTCGACGATGCCCAGGCGCTGGTGAAGGCGATGTTCAACGACGCCGACTTCGCCGGCCGCTTCCAGGTGACTGCGGTCAATTCGATCAACTGGGCGCGGCTGATGGCGCAGGTGGTCTATTATTTCTACGCCGCGGTCCGTCTCGGCGCGCCCGACAAGCCGGTCGCGTTCGCAGTGCCCACTGGGAATTTCGGCGACGTGTTCGCGGGCTATGTCGCGGCGAGGATGGGGCTGCCGATCGCCAGACTGATCGTCGCGACCAACGTCAACGACATTCTCCATCGCGCGCTTTCGAGCGGCGATTATTCGACCGGCACCGTCACGCCCACCGCCGCGCCATCAATGGACATCCAGGTCAGCTCGAACTTCGAGCGGCTGCTCTCCGATCTCGCCGGCGCGCCAGTCGCCGATCAGATGCGCGGGTTCGAGGCAGAGCGCGCGATGCGGCTCACTAATGCCCAGCGTGAAGGCGCGGCGTCGCTGTTCGCCAGCGACCGGATTGACGCCGATGCGATGAACGAGGCGATGCGCTGGGCGCATGTCGAGGCCGGGCAGGTGCTCGACCCGCACAGCGCGATCGGTCTCGCCGCTGCCCGCCGCGCTGATCTTCCGGCGGAGGTGCCCGTGGTCACGCTGGCCACCGCGCACCCCGCCAAGTTCGCCGAAGCCGTCGAGCGCGCCACCGGCCTGCGTCCGCCAGTTCCCGCGCGCGTCGGCGATCTCCACGAGCGTCAGGAACGCTACGACGTGCTTCCCGCGACGTTCGAAGCGGTGACCGCCTATATCGCCGAGCGCGCCACGCCAAAGGCCTGA
- a CDS encoding class I SAM-dependent methyltransferase codes for MDLITLTGEPWADYGLIDSGHGRKLERYGKYRFIRPEPQAMWAPASENWDAHGEFLPAPDDEGGGRWHFHKQTPAEGWPLAWEEVRFTAQATPFRHLGFFPDMAPVWHWMRGQIADKPEAECMNLFGYTGVGTLALAAKGARMTHVDASKKSVAEGKANAALSGMEDKPIRWMIDDAGKFVAREVRRGRRYDGIILDPPKWGRGPNGEVWKLEEGLPGLIADTRKLLDADSRFLFLTVYAVRMSALAIGELVRQSFGDLGGKVEAGELTVREEARGLELPTAIFARWSR; via the coding sequence ATGGACCTCATCACTCTCACCGGCGAGCCCTGGGCCGATTACGGGCTGATCGACTCCGGCCATGGCCGCAAGCTGGAGCGCTATGGCAAATACCGCTTCATCCGCCCCGAGCCCCAGGCGATGTGGGCGCCGGCGTCAGAAAACTGGGACGCGCACGGCGAATTCCTCCCCGCCCCCGATGACGAGGGCGGCGGCCGCTGGCATTTCCACAAGCAAACTCCGGCAGAAGGCTGGCCGCTCGCCTGGGAGGAAGTCCGCTTCACCGCGCAGGCCACGCCGTTCCGCCATCTCGGCTTCTTCCCCGACATGGCGCCCGTCTGGCACTGGATGCGCGGGCAAATCGCCGACAAGCCCGAAGCCGAGTGCATGAACCTGTTCGGCTATACTGGCGTCGGCACGCTGGCGCTGGCGGCGAAGGGCGCGCGGATGACGCATGTCGATGCCTCGAAGAAGTCGGTCGCCGAGGGCAAGGCCAATGCCGCGCTGTCGGGGATGGAAGACAAGCCCATCCGCTGGATGATCGACGATGCCGGCAAGTTCGTCGCGCGCGAAGTGCGGCGTGGCCGCCGCTATGACGGGATCATCCTCGATCCGCCCAAATGGGGCAGGGGGCCGAACGGCGAAGTCTGGAAGCTAGAGGAAGGCCTGCCCGGCCTGATCGCCGACACGCGCAAACTGCTCGACGCCGATTCGCGCTTCCTGTTCCTGACCGTCTACGCCGTGCGCATGTCGGCGCTGGCGATCGGCGAGCTGGTCCGCCAGTCGTTCGGCGACTTGGGCGGCAAGGTGGAGGCGGGGGAGCTCACGGTCCGCGAAGAAGCCCGCGGGCTCGAACTGCCAACCGCGATCTTCGCGCGCTGGAGCCGCTAG